A stretch of Pseudophryne corroboree isolate aPseCor3 chromosome 9, aPseCor3.hap2, whole genome shotgun sequence DNA encodes these proteins:
- the LOC134958835 gene encoding paraneoplastic antigen Ma1 homolog has protein sequence MASLKLEEVYGWCEQLSKDSECCFVLCGELHEVPDEEITNIIAGRTGMQRLNILGRWDDAVLLESNAVLERGLIPAVFSYEGSKRWSVVLPLKPSEGMRVSQESSPTEERTRSPIVQSPDIQRQDDSPLGLDGASDIQSQFFLVAMNKLVKQLGRNQYDGGYRRLRPFSGVQPVPTGEDAYEVWKDTAIQYMEEWHCPETAERLRIVESLRGPAMEIVQATRQSDPNATAWNYLAALEREIGTSEDATDLLYK, from the coding sequence ATGGCTAGTTTGAAGCTAGAAGAAGTATATGGTTGGTGTGAACAACTATCCAAAGATTCAGAATGCTGTTTTGTTTTGTGCGGTGAACTACATGAAGTTCCAGATGAGGAGATTACCAATATAATTGCAGGTCGGACAGGGATGCAGAGGCTAAATATACTGGGCAGGTGggatgatgctgtgctgctagagagcaATGCTGTGTTGGAGAGAGGATTGATCCCTGCTGTCTTTTCCTATGAGGGAAGCAAACGTTGGAGCGTAGTATTGCCTCTTAAGCCgagtgaggggatgagagtttCCCAAGAATCAAGTCCTACTGAAGAGAGGACAAGGAGCCCCATTGTACAGTCCCCTGACATTCAAAGACAAGATGATTCACCTCTGGGCCTAGATGGAGCCTCTGACATTCAGAGTCAATTCTTTTTGGTCGCTATGAATAAACTCGTGAAGCAACTGGGAAGAAACCAGTATGATGGTGGATATAGGAGATTGAGACCTTTCTCAGGTGTCCAACCTGTTCCAACTGGAGAAGATGCCTATGAGGTGTGGAAAGACACTGCAATCCAGTATATGGAAGAGTGGCACTGTCCTGAGACTGCAGAGAGACTACGGATAGTGGAGAGTTTACGTGGTCCAGCAATGGAGATTGTGCAGGCCACTCGTCAGAGTGACCCTAATGCTACTGCATGGAACTATCTAGCGGCTCTGGAAAGAGAGATTGGAACATCAGAAGATGCCACTGACCTCCTTTACAAGTAA